In Janthinobacterium sp. J1-1, a single genomic region encodes these proteins:
- a CDS encoding efflux RND transporter periplasmic adaptor subunit, whose translation MKGLPVSCTPFKSQSWQMQKVGLAFVLLASLAGCGSQKEPASDPPRAVKLLTVGDVGSVANRIELSGLARSSERSTLGFETGGRISKLHVDVGDRFSRGQLLAELDVQPEQLRLEQARATLAAAEAALADRIVQTTQQRGLLEGNVISPAAFESVKAQLVAAEGQVRNAKAAFGLAERARRGAAIHAPFDGVVAEKLALPFTDIAAGAPVLQVDGLRSGVEVLATASTTQAANIKIGQVAELRLSESASPVRASVQRIGLRAENGSLLPVVLVPQDATLARSLRPGSAVQVLLKAPEAKDASPDRLMLPYSALVLSEKAGQAAVFVYDVTGKKVHRREVQFQSEPGGDNVRVVGGLKRGEMVVAAGASWLTNEQQVTPLKATTQLAGR comes from the coding sequence ATGAAAGGCCTTCCCGTGTCTTGCACTCCCTTTAAATCCCAGTCCTGGCAAATGCAGAAAGTCGGCCTCGCGTTTGTTCTGCTCGCATCGCTTGCCGGCTGTGGTAGTCAGAAGGAGCCTGCTTCCGATCCACCGCGAGCGGTCAAGCTGCTCACGGTGGGGGATGTAGGTTCTGTGGCCAATCGCATTGAATTGAGTGGTCTAGCTCGCTCCAGTGAGCGGAGTACCTTGGGGTTCGAGACTGGCGGGCGTATCAGCAAGCTTCATGTGGACGTGGGAGATCGCTTCTCTCGCGGACAGCTTCTGGCTGAGTTGGATGTTCAGCCCGAGCAACTCCGCCTAGAACAGGCTCGGGCGACACTCGCTGCTGCGGAAGCCGCATTGGCAGACAGAATCGTGCAGACAACGCAGCAAAGGGGGCTGCTTGAGGGCAACGTAATCTCCCCGGCTGCATTCGAGAGTGTGAAAGCACAGTTGGTTGCAGCTGAAGGCCAGGTGCGCAATGCAAAGGCCGCATTCGGCCTTGCCGAGCGTGCGCGAAGGGGGGCCGCCATTCATGCGCCATTCGACGGCGTCGTCGCGGAGAAACTCGCTCTGCCGTTCACAGATATTGCAGCCGGAGCGCCGGTGCTTCAAGTGGATGGACTACGCAGCGGCGTAGAAGTCCTTGCGACTGCATCGACGACCCAGGCGGCAAATATCAAAATTGGGCAGGTCGCCGAACTGCGCCTGAGCGAGTCAGCAAGTCCCGTTCGTGCTTCGGTACAACGCATCGGCTTGCGTGCTGAAAATGGCTCACTTTTACCTGTCGTGCTCGTTCCTCAAGATGCTACTCTTGCGCGCAGTCTTCGACCCGGGTCTGCCGTTCAAGTATTGCTGAAGGCACCGGAAGCGAAGGATGCCTCACCAGATCGTCTGATGCTTCCCTATTCGGCACTGGTGCTCAGTGAGAAAGCAGGACAAGCCGCAGTGTTTGTATATGACGTGACCGGAAAGAAGGTGCACCGCCGGGAAGTGCAATTCCAGAGCGAGCCAGGCGGCGACAACGTTCGCGTTGTGGGCGGCCTGAAGCGCGGCGAGATGGTAGTCGCGGCTGGCGCGAGTTGGCTGACGAACGAGCAACAAGTCACCCCACTCAAGGCCACGAC
- a CDS encoding TetR/AcrR family transcriptional regulator gives MATRMKSSPEESHSADNGAEAPSISKKAQQTRERILQAARDVVMEGGAGHLTLDAVVARAGMSKGAFLYHFKTKRDLLLTMIDDQVSAFDGGQEERELPFVGDPDPWLSSQVSAMPDGGMQKMSAALLAAVAEDPTLLEPVRGWYRRQYENASKSPRGTDIAGIVLFALDGVFLAEMMGFPTFAAEDLSRLMHTLQALARGELELTPIDKR, from the coding sequence ATGGCAACTCGTATGAAATCAAGCCCAGAGGAGTCGCATTCGGCGGACAACGGCGCTGAAGCCCCCTCCATCTCTAAGAAAGCGCAACAAACACGGGAGCGCATCCTTCAAGCTGCGCGTGACGTAGTCATGGAGGGAGGTGCCGGGCACCTAACGCTTGACGCGGTCGTTGCACGGGCAGGAATGAGCAAAGGTGCGTTCCTGTACCACTTCAAGACCAAGCGCGATCTGCTCCTCACGATGATTGATGACCAGGTCTCGGCGTTTGATGGCGGGCAGGAAGAGCGAGAGCTGCCATTCGTCGGCGATCCAGACCCTTGGCTATCCAGCCAGGTCTCGGCTATGCCTGACGGCGGGATGCAAAAGATGAGCGCTGCATTGCTGGCGGCCGTGGCTGAAGACCCCACGCTGCTTGAGCCTGTGCGCGGCTGGTACCGCAGGCAGTACGAGAACGCGAGCAAATCTCCACGCGGCACCGATATCGCCGGAATCGTTCTATTTGCCTTGGACGGAGTCTTCCTCGCCGAAATGATGGGTTTTCCGACGTTTGCTGCCGAAGACCTTTCTCGACTCATGCACACCCTCCAGGCGCTCGCCCGCGGCGAACTGGAACTCACCCCTATTGATAAACGCTGA
- a CDS encoding efflux transporter outer membrane subunit, whose protein sequence is MSDPYARRGLTAVAFLSITLLAACSHSPHRVETSRVEVPAKFMNEAGLAVQQVPAQALPAEWWTAYGDPLIDALVRNALEHNTDLAIARARIDEAVAITRRTRASMFPSLALTPQATRARDFSLAPTISSDARLPLSASWEVDLAGRLSHAADGARMDAVAVEQNWFATRWQIAFETVSAALQQRQAAELEDLAKERLQVAERLERLTEQKFKAGQATGFDIERTRSEVIALRVEQEQLRRVRGEATHALDVLVGRIPGALGSGPALASLTMPDWTPRSVPGELLQQRPDVRAAQARLAAATARWNAAEGERFPKLVLDLSGGRQRFENNGTRVAGNIFSLGLGVTLPIFDGGAIQAGIDEGSARSRGAQADLERTVLLALQDVENAYLGWQTQRTSLQHQVDGLVVADRLLDRSRRLFEAGQVDATVVAEAERGTLSQRAALVRARADAAVQWGVLAKALSGSPEHVNLQSSP, encoded by the coding sequence ATGTCCGATCCCTACGCCCGCCGCGGCCTTACTGCTGTTGCATTCCTATCGATCACGCTTCTCGCCGCGTGCAGCCACTCGCCTCACAGGGTGGAGACATCACGCGTTGAGGTTCCGGCCAAATTCATGAACGAAGCGGGTCTGGCTGTGCAGCAGGTGCCAGCACAAGCACTCCCGGCCGAGTGGTGGACGGCGTACGGTGATCCGCTGATTGACGCGCTGGTGCGCAACGCGCTGGAGCACAACACCGATCTCGCTATTGCAAGAGCGCGGATTGATGAAGCTGTGGCGATCACCCGACGTACACGCGCTTCAATGTTCCCTAGCTTGGCGCTCACGCCCCAAGCAACGCGCGCGCGCGACTTTTCTTTGGCACCGACCATCAGCAGCGATGCCAGGCTTCCGCTGTCGGCTTCATGGGAAGTTGATCTAGCGGGCCGCCTCTCGCATGCCGCTGATGGCGCACGGATGGACGCAGTTGCTGTCGAACAGAACTGGTTCGCGACACGTTGGCAGATCGCCTTTGAGACAGTGTCCGCTGCACTGCAGCAGCGGCAGGCGGCAGAGCTGGAAGATCTGGCAAAAGAGCGACTTCAAGTCGCCGAGCGCCTTGAGCGTCTGACAGAGCAGAAGTTCAAGGCAGGTCAAGCTACGGGCTTTGACATTGAACGCACGCGTTCCGAGGTCATCGCCCTCCGGGTGGAGCAAGAGCAGTTGCGACGCGTACGCGGCGAAGCAACGCATGCCTTGGATGTGCTCGTTGGCCGGATTCCGGGGGCGCTTGGCAGCGGTCCTGCGCTTGCCTCTCTCACCATGCCCGATTGGACTCCCAGAAGCGTGCCAGGCGAATTGCTGCAGCAGCGCCCCGACGTCAGAGCCGCGCAGGCGCGTCTTGCAGCGGCGACGGCGCGATGGAACGCAGCAGAAGGCGAGCGGTTCCCCAAACTTGTGCTCGATTTGAGTGGTGGGCGCCAACGCTTCGAGAACAACGGAACACGTGTGGCAGGGAACATTTTCTCTCTGGGCTTGGGTGTGACGCTTCCGATCTTTGACGGTGGAGCAATACAAGCGGGAATCGACGAGGGCTCAGCACGCAGTCGCGGCGCACAGGCTGACCTGGAACGCACGGTTTTGCTTGCGCTTCAGGATGTGGAGAACGCTTATCTGGGCTGGCAGACCCAGCGGACTTCTCTGCAGCATCAGGTCGATGGTCTTGTCGTCGCTGATCGACTCCTTGACCGCAGTCGACGCCTCTTTGAGGCGGGACAGGTGGATGCGACCGTTGTTGCAGAAGCGGAGCGTGGCACCTTGTCCCAGCGAGCGGCTCTGGTCCGTGCTCGCGCCGACGCAGCCGTGCAATGGGGTGTTCTCGCTAAAGCGCTTTCTGGTTCGCCAGAGCATGTGAATCTGCAATCTTCACCCTGA
- a CDS encoding LysR family transcriptional regulator: protein MEIRHLRCFMALAEELHFARAAAKLHIEQSPLSRTIKELEEELGAQLFIRNTRSTRLTRAGLMLMEHAPRVFASLQQARDCVKAAKNGFHGQLRVALSDGATLLCLPALLALCREEEPEVEIRFFEVPLSQQIKGLHDDLYDVGFAQSDDVGDGIVALPAWTDTLMVALPARHPLLALKRIPLDELLRYPLVLSDPQVCEGHAKHIERVLSRAEMQPLVAERVTTFDLMMALVSAGFALGLTGAAHIAASREPGVVARPLSTRVPPLTTYLLRLEGDPFDELARFIQRVQAIELPEFLRSTKSRNPDLPEELMP from the coding sequence ATGGAAATTCGACATCTACGTTGTTTTATGGCGCTCGCCGAGGAACTTCACTTCGCTCGCGCCGCTGCGAAACTGCATATTGAGCAGTCCCCACTGTCTCGCACGATCAAAGAACTCGAAGAGGAGTTAGGAGCACAGCTCTTTATTCGGAACACGAGAAGCACGCGTTTGACACGAGCTGGGTTGATGCTCATGGAGCACGCACCTCGGGTGTTCGCATCCTTGCAACAGGCGCGGGACTGCGTGAAGGCAGCAAAAAATGGCTTTCATGGACAACTCCGCGTCGCCTTGTCAGACGGCGCAACACTACTGTGCTTACCAGCCCTATTGGCGTTGTGTCGCGAGGAGGAGCCCGAGGTTGAGATTCGCTTTTTTGAGGTGCCACTATCCCAACAAATCAAAGGATTGCACGACGACCTGTATGACGTCGGCTTTGCACAGTCCGACGACGTAGGTGATGGAATCGTCGCACTTCCCGCGTGGACTGACACGCTTATGGTGGCGCTGCCAGCTCGGCATCCGTTGCTGGCTCTTAAGCGAATTCCATTGGATGAACTGCTGCGCTACCCGCTAGTGCTATCTGATCCTCAAGTGTGCGAGGGCCACGCCAAGCACATTGAGCGAGTACTTAGCCGGGCTGAAATGCAGCCTCTAGTTGCCGAGCGGGTTACCACTTTCGACCTGATGATGGCGTTGGTATCTGCCGGTTTTGCACTCGGACTTACAGGGGCTGCACACATTGCAGCCTCCCGAGAGCCAGGAGTCGTGGCGAGGCCGCTTTCGACACGCGTACCACCTTTGACGACCTATCTACTCAGACTTGAAGGCGATCCGTTTGACGAGCTTGCGCGCTTCATTCAGCGAGTACAGGCCATCGAATTGCCAGAGTTTCTCAGGTCAACAAAAAGCCGAAATCCCGATCTTCCGGAGGAATTGATGCCATGA
- a CDS encoding EexN family lipoprotein, producing MRLAITLVAAMLVACGQSDKPHKATSAEKKTPTVEELVADPEQLKKLRQQCKTDRPTLGELLCNRVAEATRKRFYGDGKTPYTPPKESPKF from the coding sequence ATGAGACTCGCCATCACGCTCGTCGCTGCAATGCTAGTCGCATGCGGTCAATCTGATAAACCGCACAAAGCCACTAGTGCAGAAAAGAAAACCCCGACAGTAGAAGAGCTGGTGGCAGACCCGGAACAGCTCAAGAAGTTGCGCCAGCAATGCAAGACGGATCGGCCTACTTTGGGCGAACTGCTTTGCAACCGGGTAGCGGAGGCAACACGTAAGCGGTTCTACGGTGACGGAAAAACGCCATACACACCGCCCAAAGAATCCCCCAAATTCTGA
- a CDS encoding conjugal transfer protein TraG, whose protein sequence is MQGTNVLFGQIAVVFGIVIAGVWGATQWTAAALGYQVRLGSPWFDFLGTPIYLPWKLFEWWFFFDAYAPRVFDTGGAIAGGSGLLAVVVAVCMSIWRSRQSRLVTTYGSARWASTEDIRKAGLTQPIGVFLGQHDGKYLRHEGPEHILTFAPTRSGKGVGLVVPTLLSWPASAVVHDIKGENWQITAGWRSRYSHCLLFNPTDAKSAAYNPLLEVRRGAHEVRDVQNIADILVDPEGALEKRNHWEKTSHALLVGAILHVLYAGEDKTLRGVANFLSDPASPFELTLHRMMTTQHLVNVEGGGPHPVVASAAREVLNKSDNERSGVLSTAMSFLGLYRDPTVAEVTSRCDWRIADLIASEHPVSLYLVVPPSDISRTKPLIRLILNQIGRRLTESLDGSDGIERRHKLLLMLDEFPALGRLDFFETALAFMAGYGIRSFLIAQSLNQIDKAYGQNHSILDNCHVRVTFATNDERTAKRISETLGTATELRAQRNYAGHRLAPWLGHLMVSRQETARPLLTPGEVMQLPTEEAVVMVSSVAPIKAKKLRYYADANFKNRVLPPPVLAAGQYADAPPARPDDWSGLSIPAVSTVRAAGLSGDGTGTADDGGPRRQPELSEVSEYSPEPLLAGHDLTLLDDDDDLPLPLPGQLDPAMQRTARLASLDPNDGIDL, encoded by the coding sequence ATGCAAGGTACGAATGTGCTGTTCGGTCAGATAGCCGTGGTATTCGGCATCGTGATCGCGGGTGTGTGGGGCGCCACACAATGGACGGCAGCAGCCCTTGGCTATCAGGTACGCCTTGGCTCCCCCTGGTTTGATTTCCTCGGCACACCGATCTACCTCCCGTGGAAGCTGTTTGAGTGGTGGTTCTTCTTCGATGCCTACGCGCCACGCGTTTTCGACACGGGCGGTGCCATAGCGGGTGGCAGTGGCTTGCTGGCGGTGGTGGTCGCAGTCTGCATGTCGATCTGGCGCTCTCGTCAATCACGCCTAGTCACGACCTATGGCTCGGCACGCTGGGCAAGTACGGAGGACATTCGCAAAGCCGGCCTTACGCAGCCGATCGGCGTGTTCCTCGGTCAGCACGATGGCAAGTACCTTCGGCATGAAGGCCCGGAACACATCCTCACTTTCGCGCCCACGCGCTCAGGCAAAGGCGTCGGCCTTGTGGTGCCGACGCTGCTTTCTTGGCCTGCATCCGCCGTAGTCCACGACATCAAGGGCGAGAATTGGCAGATCACCGCAGGTTGGCGCTCACGCTACTCACACTGCCTGCTGTTCAATCCGACCGATGCGAAGTCGGCGGCCTACAACCCGCTGCTAGAAGTTCGGCGCGGCGCACATGAAGTGCGTGACGTACAGAACATAGCCGACATTCTGGTCGATCCAGAAGGCGCGCTTGAGAAGCGCAACCATTGGGAGAAGACTTCGCACGCGCTGCTGGTCGGGGCCATCCTGCATGTGCTCTACGCGGGCGAGGACAAGACGCTGCGCGGCGTCGCCAATTTCCTCTCCGATCCGGCCAGCCCCTTCGAGCTGACCTTGCACCGGATGATGACCACACAGCACCTCGTGAACGTGGAAGGTGGTGGCCCGCATCCAGTCGTCGCTTCGGCGGCGCGCGAAGTGCTCAACAAGTCGGACAACGAGCGTTCCGGCGTGTTGAGCACCGCCATGTCGTTCCTGGGCCTCTACCGCGACCCCACGGTGGCCGAAGTCACCTCGCGCTGCGACTGGCGTATCGCCGACCTGATCGCGTCCGAGCATCCGGTGTCGCTTTATCTGGTAGTGCCACCTTCGGATATTTCGCGGACGAAACCGCTCATTCGCCTGATCCTCAACCAGATCGGCCGACGGCTCACCGAATCGCTCGACGGCAGCGACGGCATCGAACGCCGCCACAAGCTGCTGCTGATGCTCGATGAGTTCCCGGCGCTGGGCCGCCTGGACTTCTTCGAGACGGCGCTTGCCTTCATGGCGGGCTACGGAATCCGCAGTTTTCTTATCGCCCAATCGCTCAACCAGATCGACAAAGCCTACGGCCAGAACCATTCGATTCTGGATAACTGCCATGTCCGCGTGACGTTCGCCACCAACGATGAACGCACTGCGAAACGGATCTCCGAAACGCTTGGCACCGCTACCGAACTGCGCGCGCAGCGCAACTATGCCGGGCACAGATTGGCACCGTGGCTGGGGCACCTCATGGTGTCGCGGCAGGAGACGGCCCGCCCGCTACTGACGCCCGGTGAAGTGATGCAGCTTCCGACTGAGGAAGCTGTGGTGATGGTGTCCAGCGTGGCACCGATCAAGGCCAAGAAGCTGCGCTACTACGCCGACGCGAATTTCAAGAACCGCGTTTTACCGCCGCCTGTGCTCGCGGCCGGGCAATACGCGGACGCGCCACCGGCCCGGCCCGACGACTGGAGCGGCCTATCGATCCCAGCCGTGTCAACGGTCCGGGCTGCGGGCCTGTCCGGCGATGGCACAGGCACCGCCGATGACGGCGGCCCACGCCGACAGCCGGAGCTATCCGAAGTCAGCGAATACAGCCCCGAACCGCTGCTCGCCGGCCATGACCTGACTCTGCTCGATGACGACGACGACCTGCCGCTGCCGCTTCCCGGCCAGCTCGACCCGGCCATGCAGCGCACGGCCCGGCTGGCTTCCCTCGACCCCAACGACGGAATCGACTTATGA
- a CDS encoding ribbon-helix-helix protein, CopG family yields MSQYRLNLFIQPEHAKRLEELAAKKGVSKSSIVAAALASWLSPDAGDQREAAIAKRLDRLSRQAERMERDQNIQIETLALFIRYFLTVSTPIPEAHQDAARAQGKARFEQFVERLGRHLLRGRSLVRDVVEELHPDPARMDDAEALAEAQERAS; encoded by the coding sequence ATGAGCCAATACCGCCTCAATCTGTTCATTCAGCCCGAGCACGCCAAGCGTCTCGAAGAACTGGCCGCCAAGAAAGGCGTGTCCAAGTCGTCCATTGTCGCGGCGGCGCTCGCGTCGTGGCTATCGCCCGATGCTGGCGACCAGCGCGAGGCGGCCATCGCCAAGCGGCTCGATCGCCTGTCGCGGCAGGCCGAGCGCATGGAGCGCGACCAGAACATCCAGATCGAAACACTGGCGCTGTTCATCCGCTACTTCCTGACCGTCAGCACCCCGATTCCCGAAGCCCATCAGGACGCAGCTCGCGCCCAAGGCAAAGCGCGTTTCGAGCAATTCGTGGAGCGGCTCGGCCGCCACCTGCTGCGTGGCCGCAGCCTGGTGCGCGACGTTGTGGAAGAACTGCACCCAGACCCGGCGCGAATGGATGACGCGGAGGCACTGGCTGAAGCGCAGGAGCGTGCCTCATGA
- the trbB gene encoding P-type conjugative transfer ATPase TrbB → MSAIPQTPPELSSAATSLDRRIQMLRTAMGPVIAAALADPDVVEIMLNPDRTLWVDRLSSGRMPLGVELSQDDGERIIRLVAAHVGAEVHRGRPLLTAELPETGERFEGILPPAAPGPAFALRKRAVSIIGLDRYVADGILTTGQAEFLRRAVRERQNILIAGATSSGKTTLANALLAEIAATGDRVLVLEDTIELQCAARDHVPLRTRAGVVSMTELVRATMRLRPDRVIVGEVRGGEALDLVKVWGTGHPGGIATIHAGSALGALLRLEQLILEVAVNPPRALIAEAVNVVIHIAGRGRKRRVESIARVVGFDGTGYRLADALETPFPELMPVPLAADAAAPSSSLDLPGELP, encoded by the coding sequence ATGAGCGCCATTCCGCAAACCCCGCCCGAACTCTCATCCGCCGCAACCTCTCTGGATCGCCGTATCCAGATGCTGCGCACGGCAATGGGGCCAGTCATCGCCGCTGCGCTGGCCGACCCCGACGTGGTGGAAATCATGCTCAACCCCGACCGCACCCTATGGGTGGATCGGTTGTCATCGGGCCGCATGCCGCTGGGCGTGGAGCTGTCCCAAGACGATGGCGAACGCATCATCCGGCTGGTGGCTGCGCACGTCGGCGCAGAGGTGCATCGCGGGCGGCCGCTGCTGACCGCCGAGCTGCCCGAAACCGGCGAGCGGTTCGAGGGCATCTTGCCGCCCGCAGCGCCCGGCCCAGCCTTCGCGCTGCGCAAGCGCGCCGTGAGCATCATCGGGCTGGATCGCTATGTGGCCGACGGCATCTTGACCACAGGCCAGGCCGAGTTCCTGCGCCGCGCCGTGCGTGAGCGCCAGAACATCCTGATCGCCGGGGCGACGAGCAGCGGCAAAACCACACTCGCCAATGCCTTGCTTGCGGAGATCGCCGCCACGGGCGACCGCGTGCTTGTGCTCGAAGACACCATCGAGCTGCAATGCGCAGCCCGCGACCATGTGCCGCTGCGCACCCGCGCTGGCGTCGTGTCTATGACCGAGCTGGTGCGGGCCACGATGCGCCTGCGCCCCGACCGCGTGATCGTCGGCGAGGTACGCGGCGGCGAAGCCCTGGACTTGGTTAAGGTGTGGGGCACCGGCCACCCCGGCGGCATCGCCACCATCCACGCCGGTTCCGCGCTGGGCGCGCTGCTGCGCCTCGAACAGTTGATTCTTGAAGTGGCGGTGAACCCACCGCGTGCGCTGATCGCCGAGGCGGTCAACGTCGTGATCCACATCGCCGGGCGTGGCCGCAAGCGCCGCGTCGAAAGCATCGCCCGTGTCGTCGGTTTCGACGGCACCGGCTATCGCCTGGCGGACGCGCTGGAAACACCGTTTCCCGAGCTGATGCCGGTTCCTCTCGCAGCCGATGCCGCTGCGCCTTCCTCGTCCCTTGACCTACCTGGAGAACTGCCATGA
- a CDS encoding TrbC/VirB2 family protein: MTQMHVHAFRNSVNPVSTIARLRRLAGPAHHGLLLAAVMLMTAGTAKASGSSMPWEGPLQSILESIQGPVARIVAVIIIIATGLALAFGDTSGGFRKLIQIVFGLSIAFAASSFFLSFFSFSGGAVV; the protein is encoded by the coding sequence ATGACGCAGATGCACGTTCACGCTTTCCGTAATTCCGTAAATCCGGTTTCAACCATCGCACGCCTGCGGCGGCTGGCCGGCCCCGCGCACCACGGCCTGCTGCTGGCCGCAGTCATGCTGATGACGGCGGGCACGGCGAAGGCATCCGGCTCCTCGATGCCATGGGAAGGCCCGCTGCAATCCATTCTGGAGTCGATTCAGGGGCCGGTGGCACGCATCGTCGCGGTCATCATCATCATCGCCACGGGCCTCGCGCTCGCCTTCGGCGACACGTCGGGCGGCTTTCGCAAGCTGATCCAGATCGTGTTCGGTTTGAGCATCGCGTTCGCCGCGTCCTCGTTCTTCCTGTCGTTCTTCAGCTTCTCCGGCGGGGCTGTCGTATGA
- a CDS encoding VirB3 family type IV secretion system protein, translating into MSGPDSFAAGFEVPLHRSLTEPLLMGGAPRTVAIANGTLAAAVGLGLQLWIPGVVLWIVGHSLAVWGARVDPQFMQVFARHIKHKPLLDV; encoded by the coding sequence ATGAGTGGCCCGGATAGCTTCGCGGCCGGCTTCGAGGTGCCGCTACATCGCTCGCTGACCGAGCCGCTCTTGATGGGCGGCGCACCGCGCACGGTGGCGATTGCCAACGGCACGCTAGCCGCTGCCGTCGGGCTGGGCCTGCAACTCTGGATTCCTGGCGTAGTGCTCTGGATCGTCGGTCACTCGCTGGCCGTGTGGGGCGCGAGGGTCGATCCGCAGTTCATGCAGGTCTTCGCCCGGCACATCAAGCACAAGCCGCTGCTGGACGTGTAG